A stretch of the uncultured Desulfobacter sp. genome encodes the following:
- a CDS encoding AAA family ATPase — translation MYNEFYNLKRSPFKISCDPAFMWFGEKHQEALATLKYGILDNKGFLLLTGDVGTGKTSLINALLQSLEQDIIYTSVPDPSLIKLDFFNYIAASFGIDKEFTSKGAFLAHFKKFLLSASETNKKVLLIIDEAQLLTQEMLEEIRLLSNIEKPDAKLINIFFIGQNEFNEILNRPQNRAVLQRMTLNYNLDPLTPEEVDAYIRHRLKVAGTQERLFDWNAVQEIFLYSGGFPRRINILCDHSLLSGFVKEQRIIDSGIVKECAKELKIPAHVSNRDINESFESTTHHENKNDPPDDPPAHAFDQQPYRQQIPTVPQMQNQQLFSWDKLLILIFFFIFAWYFMFPDHFPFMRAEEKVPFDKKQERIEEQVTNQAHQPQNQAVTLNPEYQGASIPSNPEGIVEKEIQDQAEKTSEVMFTINTPETNTSPERDDPLPPPPLPRDKITVRFKYDANDLTEEDLDKLKTFSKSLVVHQDSRILITGYTDTIGDYAYNLKLSEFRANIVKSFLLGLGVKNHQMRIQGKGGQNPIESNDTAWGRKMNRRVEIEVIKS, via the coding sequence ATGTACAATGAATTTTACAATCTCAAGCGCTCTCCCTTTAAGATCAGTTGTGATCCTGCATTCATGTGGTTCGGGGAAAAACACCAGGAAGCCCTGGCCACGCTTAAGTACGGCATCCTGGACAACAAGGGATTCCTGCTGTTAACCGGGGATGTGGGTACAGGCAAGACTTCCCTGATAAACGCATTACTCCAAAGCTTAGAACAAGATATCATCTATACCTCCGTACCGGACCCGAGCCTGATCAAACTTGATTTTTTTAACTATATTGCCGCATCTTTCGGCATAGATAAAGAGTTTACATCCAAAGGTGCCTTTCTTGCCCATTTTAAAAAGTTTCTGCTCAGTGCCAGCGAAACAAATAAAAAGGTGCTGCTCATTATTGACGAAGCCCAGTTGCTCACCCAGGAAATGCTGGAAGAGATCCGTCTGCTGTCAAATATCGAAAAACCGGATGCAAAACTGATCAATATATTTTTCATCGGACAAAATGAATTCAATGAAATTTTAAACAGGCCCCAGAACCGGGCGGTCCTCCAGCGAATGACCCTTAACTACAACCTGGACCCATTGACCCCGGAGGAAGTGGATGCATACATCCGCCACCGGCTCAAAGTTGCAGGCACACAGGAGCGGCTGTTTGATTGGAATGCGGTTCAGGAAATCTTCCTGTATTCAGGCGGATTCCCAAGACGCATCAATATCTTATGCGATCATTCACTGTTATCCGGATTTGTCAAAGAACAACGGATCATTGATTCAGGCATTGTAAAGGAATGCGCAAAAGAACTGAAAATCCCGGCCCATGTGAGTAACCGTGACATCAATGAATCATTTGAGTCCACGACCCACCATGAAAATAAAAATGATCCTCCGGATGACCCACCGGCCCATGCTTTTGATCAACAACCCTATAGGCAGCAGATCCCAACAGTTCCACAGATGCAAAACCAACAACTATTTTCATGGGACAAGCTGTTAATTTTAATCTTCTTTTTTATTTTTGCCTGGTACTTCATGTTTCCAGACCATTTTCCTTTCATGCGTGCCGAGGAAAAAGTACCGTTTGATAAAAAGCAGGAACGCATAGAAGAACAAGTAACAAATCAAGCGCACCAGCCGCAGAATCAGGCCGTCACCCTGAATCCTGAATACCAGGGTGCCTCGATTCCGTCCAACCCAGAGGGCATCGTTGAAAAAGAAATCCAGGACCAGGCTGAAAAAACTTCAGAAGTCATGTTTACTATTAATACCCCAGAAACAAATACATCACCTGAACGAGACGATCCTTTGCCCCCGCCCCCACTTCCAAGGGATAAAATTACAGTCCGCTTTAAGTACGACGCCAATGATCTTACAGAAGAGGACCTTGACAAGCTTAAAACATTTTCAAAATCTCTGGTTGTTCACCAGGATTCAAGAATTCTCATTACCGGATATACGGATACGATAGGAGATTACGCGTATAATCTAAAATTATCCGAATTCAGAGCCAATATTGTTAAAAGCTTCCTTCTTGGACTGGGCGTCAAAAATCATCAGATGAGAATTCAAGGCAAAGGCGGGCAGAACCCCATTGAAAGCAATGATACGGCATGGGGCCGAAAGATGAACCGCAGGGTTGAAATAGAGGTAATTAAATCCTAA
- a CDS encoding TIGR03790 family protein, producing the protein MRFSIGILTVLFSLLNFYIMPAEALSPNEVLVIANRNAAKSVGLATWYMERRQIPKENLLMVFITDKETCSRDAYLKKIVPPVRRALEKNRKINAIVTMYGLPLRISSPGMTKGEQIQMDRLTEQKKKIDALKEEISQLTEGQKKTLKQINKKFQQFKASTDKVAALDSELMLVKKDNYKLNFWLPNPFFLPWRSPKTSISKSDVIMVSRLDGADASIVKRIVNDSIEAEKKGLSGTAYFDARWKYPDQKKVSGYKLYDKSIHNAAKRLKKEGVKAVLDDKQNLFQPGDCPNAALYCGWYSLANYVDAFTWEKGAVGFHIASSECMTLKRKDSNVWCKKMLDKGIAATIGPVGEPYVQSFPLPEIFFDFLSQGKLTLAESYLVSLPYLSWKQVLVGDPLYRIKIHKSNHNTPQMNR; encoded by the coding sequence ATGCGTTTTTCCATTGGCATTCTTACAGTCTTATTTTCATTATTAAACTTTTACATCATGCCGGCCGAGGCTTTGTCTCCGAATGAAGTACTTGTCATTGCCAACCGCAATGCCGCTAAAAGCGTAGGTCTTGCCACCTGGTACATGGAGAGACGGCAGATCCCCAAGGAAAATCTGTTGATGGTATTCATAACAGACAAGGAGACCTGTTCTCGTGACGCTTATTTGAAAAAAATCGTTCCCCCTGTCCGCCGCGCCCTGGAAAAAAACCGAAAAATCAATGCGATTGTAACCATGTATGGACTGCCGCTAAGAATTTCCTCTCCAGGGATGACAAAAGGGGAACAAATCCAGATGGACCGATTGACAGAGCAGAAGAAAAAGATTGATGCGCTGAAAGAAGAAATCAGTCAATTAACCGAGGGGCAAAAAAAAACACTGAAGCAGATAAATAAAAAATTCCAACAATTCAAAGCTTCCACGGACAAAGTGGCAGCCCTTGATTCTGAATTAATGCTTGTCAAAAAAGACAATTACAAGCTTAATTTCTGGCTGCCCAATCCTTTTTTCTTGCCATGGCGCTCCCCAAAAACGTCCATCAGCAAATCAGACGTAATCATGGTCAGCCGTCTTGACGGGGCGGACGCAAGTATTGTCAAACGGATTGTAAATGATAGTATTGAAGCAGAAAAAAAGGGATTGTCAGGTACTGCCTACTTTGATGCCAGATGGAAGTATCCGGATCAAAAAAAAGTTTCCGGATATAAACTTTATGATAAATCCATCCATAATGCAGCAAAGCGCCTGAAAAAAGAGGGGGTAAAGGCGGTGTTGGATGATAAGCAGAATTTGTTTCAGCCTGGAGACTGCCCCAATGCTGCACTTTACTGCGGGTGGTACAGTTTAGCCAACTATGTGGATGCCTTTACCTGGGAAAAAGGAGCGGTTGGGTTTCATATTGCAAGCTCGGAATGTATGACTCTAAAACGCAAAGACAGTAATGTATGGTGCAAAAAAATGTTAGATAAGGGCATTGCTGCCACTATTGGTCCTGTTGGAGAGCCTTATGTTCAGTCATTTCCGCTACCGGAAATATTTTTTGATTTTCTATCCCAAGGCAAACTGACCTTGGCCGAATCCTATCTGGTCAGCCTACCGTATCTGTCCTGGAAACAGGTTCTTGTTGGAGACCCTTTGTACCGAATAA
- a CDS encoding CPBP family glutamic-type intramembrane protease, producing MQWDLLRRQKTPKPFSAALDESSIFDVAPGQWTVYAIGISTIIFAAGHVVGEWPAAIAYGFLMALLWILRKDLISCIVAHGVTNIGLALYVYYFGHWELW from the coding sequence TTGCAATGGGATCTTCTACGCAGGCAAAAAACACCAAAACCCTTTTCTGCAGCGCTGGATGAGTCCAGTATTTTTGATGTGGCACCGGGCCAGTGGACCGTTTACGCCATTGGGATTTCAACTATTATTTTTGCTGCAGGCCATGTCGTTGGCGAATGGCCCGCAGCCATTGCCTACGGATTTCTCATGGCCCTTTTGTGGATATTAAGAAAAGATCTGATCTCCTGCATTGTTGCCCACGGGGTAACCAATATCGGGTTAGCCCTTTATGTCTATTACTTCGGGCACTGGGAACTGTGGTAA
- a CDS encoding SDR family oxidoreductase, which produces MRITLIQKHLRENPRSWLITGCAGFIGSNLLEALLKLGQTVIGLDNFSTGFQHNLDQVKESVDPEAWQNFSFVKGDITNADTCQAVCKGQDYVLHQAALGSVPRSVADPLTTNENNITGFLNMLTAARDAGVKRFVYAASSSTYGDHPTLPKKEENIGNPLSPYAVTKLVNELYARVFASTYGFKSIGLRYFNVFGRRQDPNGAYAAVIPLWFGALIRKNTVYINGDGETSRDFCFIDNCVQANLLAATAEDNAADQVYNVAFGERTTLNQLFSLIRDRVTNELPDRAGVTAEYRDFRQGDVRHSLADISKAQDLLGYSPQYSVQDGLDKTALWYMNHLNNSHRPT; this is translated from the coding sequence ATGCGTATCACATTAATTCAAAAACATTTGAGAGAGAATCCAAGATCCTGGCTGATCACCGGATGCGCCGGATTTATCGGCTCCAATCTTCTGGAAGCCCTGCTTAAGCTCGGGCAGACAGTGATCGGCCTGGATAATTTTTCAACAGGATTTCAGCATAATCTGGACCAAGTCAAAGAATCCGTAGATCCCGAGGCATGGCAAAACTTTTCTTTTGTCAAAGGGGATATCACCAATGCCGACACCTGCCAGGCTGTTTGCAAAGGGCAGGACTATGTACTACACCAGGCTGCTCTGGGTTCTGTACCCCGGTCTGTTGCCGATCCCCTTACCACCAATGAAAATAACATTACAGGCTTTTTAAACATGCTGACCGCCGCCCGGGACGCGGGCGTAAAACGATTCGTATATGCGGCATCAAGTTCTACCTATGGAGATCATCCAACACTCCCCAAGAAAGAAGAGAATATCGGTAACCCTCTTTCCCCCTATGCCGTAACAAAACTGGTTAATGAACTGTACGCCCGGGTATTTGCTTCCACCTATGGATTTAAAAGCATCGGACTGCGTTATTTTAATGTATTCGGCCGCCGCCAGGATCCTAATGGGGCTTATGCCGCAGTGATTCCGTTATGGTTTGGGGCATTGATCCGTAAAAACACGGTCTATATAAATGGGGACGGTGAAACCAGCCGAGATTTCTGCTTCATCGATAATTGTGTTCAAGCCAATCTGCTGGCAGCAACGGCCGAAGATAACGCCGCAGACCAGGTATACAATGTTGCATTTGGGGAGCGCACTACTTTAAATCAGTTGTTTTCATTGATCCGTGACCGCGTTACCAATGAACTGCCGGACCGCGCTGGTGTAACCGCAGAATACAGGGATTTCAGGCAGGGAGATGTTCGCCACTCCTTAGCCGATATATCCAAAGCCCAAGACCTTTTAGGATACAGCCCACAATACTCGGTTCAGGACGGCCTCGATAAGACAGCGCTCTGGTACATGAACCATTTGAATAACAGCCATAGGCCGACCTGA